Proteins encoded by one window of Arachis ipaensis cultivar K30076 chromosome B04, Araip1.1, whole genome shotgun sequence:
- the LOC110270680 gene encoding uncharacterized protein LOC110270680 → METGVIFYEMDPPYIYEDIVQHRFYVVAAEIRTRMYILRDHPFSHPIDTLEFNPDMPYEFPLQWLHPDAPFYPFHDGPVPHQHPDQPADQADPEPKPMEEHFPEPVPEEDIPVEQISVFSSEPSSEELLTASMSGPVSAGQTSSTSASAPPEIIEISDDEDEDPEECSDVVVISSDDDS, encoded by the coding sequence atggagaccGGAGTTATATTTTACGAGATGGACCCTCCCTATATATACGAGGATATTGTACAGCATAGGTTTTATGTAGTAGCTGCAGAGATTAGGACTCGTATGTACATTCTGCGTGATCATCCTTTCAGCCACCCGATTGACACTCTAGAGTTTAACCCCGACATGCCCTATGAGTTCCCACTGCAGTGGCTCCACCCAGATGCTCCATTTTACCCGTTTCATGATGGGCCGGTGCCTCACCAGCATCCCGATCAGCCTGCAGATCAAGCGGACCCTGAGCCTAAGCCCATGGAGGAGCATTTTCCAGAGCCTGTACCGGAGGAGGACATCCCAGTGGAGCAGATCTCAGTATTTTCATCCGAGCCATCTTCTGAGGAGCTGCTCACCGCCTCTATGAGTGGACCGGTGAGTGCTGGTCAGACCAGTAGCACGAGTGCCAGTGCCCCTCCCGAGATTATAGAGATTTCCGATGATGAGGACGAGGATCCTGAGGAGTGTTCTGATGTGGTTGTGATCTCCTCTGACGATGACAGCTGA